One genomic region from Entelurus aequoreus isolate RoL-2023_Sb linkage group LG14, RoL_Eaeq_v1.1, whole genome shotgun sequence encodes:
- the lamp1b gene encoding lysosome-associated membrane glycoprotein 1b, with amino-acid sequence MAHIGGVLGFALHLILVLQQSLATVAPPTTDAPHKNLGRPERGHYQVTGTNDTVCLLAYMGLQFNISFTSASLNKTVQEVVNLQPNLTKTSGSCGAHRASLRLSLDAEKTNLTFFFTLNTTSNKYHLSEISLNATLPDMKEPFSVRNATLDYLRGTQGFSYMCREEQTLAVVPQLSINTFQLQVQPFNVTKNQFGAAEECKLDKEDMLIAIVVGAALAGLVLIVLVAYLIGRRRSHAGYQTI; translated from the exons ATGGCTCACATCGGCGGCGTCCTGGGATTCGCCCTACATCTTATTTTAG TCCTGCAACAAAGCTTGGCTACCGTCGCCCCGCCGACCACTGATGCTCCTCACAAGAACCTCGGCAGACCCGAAAGGGGACACTACCAAGTGACCGGAACCAATGACACCGTGTGCTTGCTGGCCTACATGGGCCTCCAGTTTAACATCAGCTTTACCTCTGCCTCCTTGAACAAG ACGGTGCAAGAAGTCGTCAACCTTCAGCCCAACTTGACAAAGACTTCCGGGTCTTGTGGCGCACACCGTGCCTCCCTGCGGCTGTCGCTGGACGCAGAGAAAACCAACCTGACCTTTTTCTTCACTTTG AACACTACATCCAATAAGTACCATCTGAGTGAAATTTCCCTGAATGCCACCTTGCCGGACATGAAAG AGCCCTTCTCAGTCCGTAATGCCACCCTGGACTACCTTCGAGGCACCCAGGGTTTCTCCTACATGTGCCGTGAGGAGCAAACCCTCGCTGTGGTCCCACAATTGTCCATCAACACCTTCCAGTTGCAGGTGCAGCCCTTCAACGTCACCAAGAACCAGTTTGGCGCAG CCGAGGAATGCAAGCTGGACAAGGAGGACATGTTGATCGCCATCGTGGTCGGAGCCGCTCTGGCCGGCCTGGTGCTCATCGTGCTGGTGGCCTATCTCATCGGCAGGAGGAGGAGCCACGCCGGCTATCAGACCATCTAA